From a region of the Lactuca sativa cultivar Salinas chromosome 4, Lsat_Salinas_v11, whole genome shotgun sequence genome:
- the LOC111891952 gene encoding protein CANDIDATE G-PROTEIN COUPLED RECEPTOR 7: MRNLAKVLTILLLFFVFATPSIAEIKSVKIRSNDRGQIFFDYFKFTNTGHLSIAVSSLSVTSLPVTSNISRPDLSRFGFFLLSEQLEYRFFREQRWSNISCALDSQFTSLLFTFQDLSYPHQSSFNKSYTMTYPNAYSLYFANCNPLSHVTMDILTKFYNMHNDTTKDYLSAGITKLPGLYYTFSIIYGCFLWFWIIVCCLNHKSFHMVHFLMVVLLDLKEMSLICAGEVQESVKVTRTRSYEWDILFYICQFLTSAFLYTVILVILDGLSFLKPKSSKIVLMIVIPLQGLATLLSKVTGVTRCKSDPPFSEFGLLVVEAVLYVVVIISICSSLCLTEKANRNHLEKFALCSCFSVVVGVCLFINLILGVVNNTCYSYQWESNAVQEIITLVFYIVMFFMFRPTDNLEYFVQLDKACAVKEVDKTCDAKELGV, from the coding sequence ATGAGGAATTTAGCAAAAGTTCTAACCATTCTCCTACTCTTTTTCGTTTTTGCTACACCATCGATCGCTGAGATCAAATCCGTGAAGATCCGATCCAATGACCGAGGTCAGATCTTCTTTGATTACTTCAAATTCACAAATACGGGTCACCTCTCCATTGCGGTGTCGTCCCTGTCTGTCACCTCGCTGCCGGTCACCTCCAACATATCAAGACCTGATCTTTCACGTTTTGGTTTTTTCCTTCTCTCGGAACAACTGGAATATCGATTCTTCCGAGAGCAAAGATGGTCGAATATATCATGCGCCCTCGATTCCCAGTTTACCTCGCTCCTCTTTACTTTCCAAGATCTCTCCTATCCTCATCAGTCTTCCTTCAACAAATCCTACACCATGACGTATCCAAATGCGTACTCACTCTATTTCGCCAACTGCAACCCCTTATCCCATGTGACAATGGACATCCTTACAAAGTtttacaacatgcataatgacaCTACCAAAGATTATTTATCAGCCGGGATAACAAAGCTCCCCGGTCTTTACTACACTTTCTCAATCATTTATGGGTGTTTTCTATGGTTTTGGATCATTGTATGCTGTTTGAACCATAAATCTTTCCACATGGTTCATTTTTTAATGGTTGTATTGCTTGATTTGAAGGAGATGAGCTTGATCTGTGCGGGGGAGGTCCAAGAATCTGTGAAGGTTACACGTACTCGTTCATATGAATGGGATATCTTATTTTACATATGTCAGTTTCTCACCTCTGCTTTTTTGTACACTGTGATCCTTGTGATCTTGGATGGATTGTCTTTCTTGAAGCCGAAGTCGTCAAAGATAGTTTTAATGATTGTGATCCCACTTCAGGGTTTGGCTACTCTACTTTCTAAAGTGACAGGGGTAACCCGCTGCAAAAGTGACCCTCCGTTTTCAGAATTTGGGTTACTGGTGGTAGAGGCTGTGTTATACGTTGTTGTAATCATCTCCATATGTTCATCTCTTTGCCTGACTGAAAAGGCTAATAGGAATCATTTGGAGAAGTTTGCTCTATGTTCGTGTTTTTCTGTTGTGGTTGGTGTATGCTTGTTCATTAATCTTATATTGGGAGTGGTGAACAATACATGTTACAGTTACCAATGGGAGTCTAATGCGGTGCAGGAAATAATCACTCTTGTGTTCTATATTGTGATGTTCTTCATGTTCAGACCAACAGATAATCTTGAATACTTTGTTCAACTTGATAAGGCGTGCGCTGTGAAGGAAGTTGATAAGACGTGCGATGCGAAGGAACTGGGCGTTTGA